The Flavobacterium johnsoniae genomic sequence TTTAATATCATCAGGCGAAACTTGTCCAAAAAATACAGTATCTGGTATTTGTGATACAAGTCGTCTTTGTTGTTGATTTTTTAACTTTTTTAGAGTAATACGATATAGCCTTATTTAGAATTTAGTCATGTTTTTTTTGAATGTATAGGCGCTCGATCGTGGAACATTGAGCATTTTCTTAGTATTGATGATTGGTACTAAGATTCTTAGGAGTTGGCCGCTGTGTTTAATTTTAATTGGTTAGGGTAAAACCGCGGCCATGTCCTAAAGAAATTGTGTTGCTAGAAAATTTGTTTATGAATAGCCAAACAGAGAAGATTTATGTCTTCTCTGTTTTTTTTTATGGATTAACAAGATTTTTTTTTCTTAAATTGCTCGTGAAAATCAAAATAAATTGAAAAAATTCATTCATTACAGACAAGCTGATAATAAAGATTGTGGGCCTACTTGTTTAAAAATTATAGCTAAATATTACGGCAAAACAATCAATATTCAGGAGTTGCGAGATTTTAGCGAAACAACTCGTGAAGGAAGTAATCTGCTTTTTTTGAGTGATGCCGCCGAAAAAATTGGTTTTAGAACTTTAGGCGTAAAATTGTCTGTAACAAGAATTGAAGAAGCGCCTCTTCCGTGTATTCTTCATTGGAATAAAGATCATTATGTTGTTCTTTATAAAATAAAAAAAGGAAAATTCTACATATCAGATCCTGCGTTTGGACTTCTAGAATATAATAAAGAAGAATTTGTTAAGTTCTGGATTGGAAATAATGCAGATGATGAAACAAAAGAAGGAATCGCACTTTTAATAGAAGCAACACCAAATTTCTTTCAATCTGATTTTGATAAAGAAGAAAATTCAGGTTTAGGTTTTAGATTTCTTTCGCAGTATTTATTTCAATATAAATCTTTTTTAATTCAATTGGCAATTGGTCTTCTTGCCAGCAGTTTGCTGAATCTTATTTTTCCATTCTTGACTCAGAGTATTGTCGATGTCGGAATCCAGAATCAGAATATTAATTTTATCTATCTAATTCTTTTTGCAATGCTTTTTATTTTTGCCGGAAGAACAGGTTTAGAATTAATCAGAAGCTGGATTTTACTTCATCTGTCCACAAGAATTAATATTTCGCTGATTTCAGATTTCTTTATAAAATTAATGAATCTGCCGATTTCCTTTTTCGATGTCCGAATGACGGGAGATATTATGCAGCGAATAAATGATCATCGAAGAATCGAAAAAATTCTTACTACATCTTCTTTAAATGTGCTTTTTTCTGTAATTAATATGTTTGTCATGGGCGCAGTTCTGGCTTATTTTAACTTGCAGATATTTTTAGTGTTTTTTCTGGGAAGTTTCTTCTATTTCGGATGGATTACTTTGTTTTTAAAAAGAAGAGAAGTATTAGATTATAAGCGTTTTGCTGAAGTTTCTAATGAGCAAAATAAGGTTATGGAACTTATAAACGGAATGCAGGAAATAAAACTCCACAACGCAGAAAAACAAAAACGCTGGGGGTGGGAATATGTGCAGGCAAGACTTTTTAGAGTTTCGATAAAAGGTTTGGTTTTAGAACAATCTCAGACAATTGGCTCTTCTGTAATTAACGAATTAAAAAATATTTTCATCATTCTTCTTTCTGCCAAGTTAGTAATAGAAGGTTCTATTACGCTGGGTATGATGCTTGCTATAAGTGCTATTGTAGGAAGTTTAAATGGTCCAATTACACAATTAATAGAGTTTGTAAGAGAATTGCAAGATGCCAAAATTTCGCTTGCTAGATTGTCTGAAATTCATCAAAAAGAAGATGAATTGCAGCAAGAAGCTCATCAGACAAATGAAATTCCGCATGATGCTGATATTGAAATTAAAAATCTTTCTTACCGATATTTAGGCTCAGATACTCCAGTTTTAGACAATTTGAATCTAGTAATTCCAGCCAATAAAGTAACCGCAATTGTTGGTGTTAGCGGAAGCGGAAAAACAACTTTGATGAAACTGCTTTTAAAATTTTACGAACCCGAAAAAGGAGAAGTTACAATTGGAAATGCACAACTAAAAAATATTTCTCAAAAAGCTTGGAGATCAAATATTGGAGCCGTGATGCAGGAAGGATTTATTTTTAGCGATACAATTGCCAATAATATTGCTTTTGGAACAGATAGAATTGATAAAGAAAGATTGGTTTATGCCGCAGATGTTGCCAATATTAAAGAATATATAAGTGGATTGCCTCTTGGATTTAATACAAAAATAGGTGCTGAAGGATTAGGAATGAGTACGGGACAAAAACAACGTTTGCTTATTGCGAGAGCGGTTTATAAAAATCCGGAAATTTTGTTTTTTGATGAAGCGACATCGGCTTTAGATGCCAATAATGAGAAAGAAATTATGAAAAAACTCGATGTTTTTTTCAAAGATAAAACAGTAGTTGTAATTGCACATAGATTGAGTACGGTTATGAATGCAGATCAGATTGTGGTTTTAGATAAAGGTAAAATTATCGAAATGGGGAGCCACTCTGCATTGGTAGCACAAAAAGGAAATTATTTTGAACTGGTTAGAAATCAATTACAATTAGGGAATTAATCATGAACGAAGATACATTTGAATTAAGGAGCGAAGAGGTTCAGGACATTTTGACCAAAGTACCACATTGGATGATTCGATGGGGAACGGTTTTGATATTTGCCATTATCGTGATGCTGTTTTTTGTTTCTTGGTTTGTAAAATATCCAGATGTTGTTAAA encodes the following:
- a CDS encoding peptidase domain-containing ABC transporter: MKKFIHYRQADNKDCGPTCLKIIAKYYGKTINIQELRDFSETTREGSNLLFLSDAAEKIGFRTLGVKLSVTRIEEAPLPCILHWNKDHYVVLYKIKKGKFYISDPAFGLLEYNKEEFVKFWIGNNADDETKEGIALLIEATPNFFQSDFDKEENSGLGFRFLSQYLFQYKSFLIQLAIGLLASSLLNLIFPFLTQSIVDVGIQNQNINFIYLILFAMLFIFAGRTGLELIRSWILLHLSTRINISLISDFFIKLMNLPISFFDVRMTGDIMQRINDHRRIEKILTTSSLNVLFSVINMFVMGAVLAYFNLQIFLVFFLGSFFYFGWITLFLKRREVLDYKRFAEVSNEQNKVMELINGMQEIKLHNAEKQKRWGWEYVQARLFRVSIKGLVLEQSQTIGSSVINELKNIFIILLSAKLVIEGSITLGMMLAISAIVGSLNGPITQLIEFVRELQDAKISLARLSEIHQKEDELQQEAHQTNEIPHDADIEIKNLSYRYLGSDTPVLDNLNLVIPANKVTAIVGVSGSGKTTLMKLLLKFYEPEKGEVTIGNAQLKNISQKAWRSNIGAVMQEGFIFSDTIANNIAFGTDRIDKERLVYAADVANIKEYISGLPLGFNTKIGAEGLGMSTGQKQRLLIARAVYKNPEILFFDEATSALDANNEKEIMKKLDVFFKDKTVVVIAHRLSTVMNADQIVVLDKGKIIEMGSHSALVAQKGNYFELVRNQLQLGN